From Balneola sp. MJW-20:
GTGTTAACTCTTTATAAATATCGATCCATTCTTTCCAGTGGGTTCCCGGGTGGATCCTGGAAGAGATCTCATTAAATTTTCGCAGATAACCCTGAGCAGATTTTTCATTCTGTATCCTGCTGCGTTCCAAAAGCCTCTTGGTAGTCAGCAGGATCTGATTAGGGTTGACCGGTTTGATAAGGTAGTCTGATATTTTTCCTCCGATCGCATCTTCCATGATCGACTCTTCCTCACTCTTTGTGATCATGACCACCGGCAAGGAAGGATTCAGGTTCTTGATCTTTTCAAGTGTAGCGAGGCCATCCATTCCAGGCATCTGCTCATCCAGAAATACCATGTCGAAAGACTCCGTTGAGATGAGGCTGACGGCATCTTCCCCGTTTGATACGGGGGTGATATCAAATCCTCGCTTCTCTAAAAATATGATGTGTGATTGAAGCTGATCGATCTCATCGTCAGCCCAGAGTATACTCGGCATGTATGATTCCTGCTAAATTTCTAAAGTTTTATATATGGACGGATGCTTTCCAGTCTTTTCTTGCCAATCCCTTTAATCCGGATCAGTTCATCAAGACTTTTGAAACCTCCGTGCTCATTTCTGTAATCAATAATTCGTTGTGCATAAGAAGGTCCGATTCCGGGTAAGCGGGTCAGTTCCTTCAGTCCGGCCATATTAACGGAAACCGGTTCCATTAATTCTCCGGTGTTCTTAACATCTTTCCGGATCCTCGCAGTATCAGGCTCATATCTTAAAAGCTTTTCAGCCTCTTCTTGTTCCCAGAGCTCTATCCTGCGATGAATGGACTCCTGAATGTGTGCATAATCTTCTTCGGAATAAAGCGGTTTTCTTTCTATATAATTTAGACTCACCTTCAAAATAATTGCGCTAAACAATAAAAAGACTACCGCTATCCTTTCATTATGGGTGATCTGCAGTTTTTCTGCTTTAAAAAATATCGATCTCCTGATGTTCTGCCACTTCATATAAACCTTTTCTACTATTAAGTAACATTTTATCGATCAGTCAATTAATTTCACTATCCAATTTTTTAAATAACTCTGCCGGGACCTGATGTCCGAAACATCCACCTATACTTATAAAGGAACAGCTGTTCATATCACTAAAACAGGAGTAGGTTCTCCGCTGGTTATCCTTCATGGATGGGGAAGCAGCGGCAGGGTAATGATGCCTGTTGCTGAAAACTTATCTAAGATCAGGACCTCTTATGTGTTGGACCTGCCCGGATTCGGTAATACACCCGAACCACTGCAGTCCTGGGGTATTGATGATTATGCCGACATGGTAGAATCTTACATCAGGGATACATTTGATTCAAAAGTTGACCTTCTGGTTCATTCCTTTGGCGGGCGAATCACGTTTAAATTATGCTCACGGCCCTTCGGTACCGAAATGATCAATAAAGTACTGATAACAGGCGGAGCCGGAATGAAACCACGCAGATCCTTCTCTTTTTATCTTAAAAAATACACGGCTAAAACACTGAAAGCTCCCTTCATGATCCTTCCCGCAATCCTGAGAGAACCTGCCCTTAGCTGGCTCCGTAAGACCAGCCTGTGGAAAAAACTTGGTTCCAGTGACTACTCCAAACTTTCCGGAGTTATGCGTGAGACCTTTGTGCGGTCAGTTACGGAGCATCTTGAAAATACCCTTGAGAACATCCCTCATGATGTTCTGCTGCTCTGGGGCCGTAATGATGAAGCTACTCCGGTTTATCAGGCTCAGCGGATTGAGAAAGGCCTGAAGCAAGCCGCTCTCATTATCATTGAAGATGCAGGTCACTATGCTTTTCTGGATAAACCCAAACAATTTGCAGCTATTGCAGAGGCGTATCTTCAGGGTTGATCAGGTGCATCCATTTTTCGGGGACCGGAAGTTCCGCTGATATTTCAAGATCCGGGATCGACAATCCCGCGTTTATCAATGAAATCGCATGCTTTTGCGGCGAACTGAGACCCGGATCTTTCTCTTTATATACATGGTCATCGGTGATCGGATAACCCCATTGTCTGAGGTGAAGACGTATCTGATGAGTACGCCCGGTAACGGGCCGGCAGCTGATGATACTTTTATCCGTTCCTCTCAGGATCACCTCAAAATGAGTCAATGCCTCTTTTGCCTGCTTAAGCCCCAGCTCACTTTCGAAAACAAATCCCTTTTTTCTTCGGACGGGGGTATCAATATCTGCGCTGTCCTCTTCCGGCACACCATCCACAAGAGCATAATAGTTCTTTTTCACTTTTCCGCTTGCAAAGCTCTCCATAGCCCTTCTGGCAGTGTTTTTGTTTCTTGCAAACAGGATGAGCCCCATAGTGACCGCATCTAAGCGATGTACCACCTTAAGATCTTCATACCCCATACCGGCTAATATTGAAGTAAGCGTATTCTTATTATATCTGCCCCCAGGATGTACCGGCATTGGTGCCGGTTTATAAGCAATGAGATATTCATCTGATACTGAGATCACCCTGACTTCATCCGGAACTGCCGGTTCTATTACTCTTGGATTATGGTGAAAAAGCCTGTCACCCGACTTTAATATCTGGTCGGGTTTGTTATTTGAGGAATTTTCTATTCCTACGTAACCCTTTTTGATCTTTTGGATCCAGTCATCTGAAGATCTGAAAGGGAATTTTTCATGCATAAGCGAAGACAGAGTCATGCCGTCTTCTGATTCTTTCACCTTAAACCGGTGAGTGATCGGATACGGTTCTATGATCCGAACCGGACAATGGTCATGATTTTTGTGAAGCAAGATCCCGCTCCTTGAAATCCTCACCAAAATAATTGTACCATTTTCGGAAAGGCTGGAATGCGTGTTCCGGGTCAAATGGGCGCTTATATTCACTTTCACGACATTCTTCACTGCAGCAGCCCTCCATCTTCCTAGCGCCTTCTTCTGAGCATACAAAGAGTTTATTGCATTCCATGTTGGCACAATTGATGTAGGTATCGGCCGGCTTTCCTGTGATCTCACAGTGAGCAATAGGTTCCAGGTCCTTAGGGTTAACCGGTACTACCAGCCTGTCATCAAACACAAAGCATTTACCCTTAAAATGTTTTCCTTCTTCCTCTTTGGCATATTTCAGTATTCCACCATGTAGCTGATTCACATCATCCCATCCGCTCTCTTTCATCAGAACACTGAATTTCTCGCAACGAATACCCCCGGTACAATACATTAGCACCTTCTTATCCTTTGGGATCTGAACTTCGTCCAGCCATTTTGGAAAATCATAGAAGTTTTTTAGATCCGGTTTAAGAGCTCCTTTAAAGTGCCCGATCCTGGATTCGTAGTTATTACGTACATCGATCATCACATAATCCTCTTCTCCTTCCATTACACGCCGCCATTCCGCCGGAGACAGGTAATTGCCTCCACGCTCAGGATCTACATCCTCCACGTGTAAAGCTACAATCTCATCCCTGACTTTCACGATCAGCTTTGCAAAGGGGATGTACTCACTTTCATCCTGTTTAAATTCCGTATCCTCAAAACCCGGAATGGAACACAGATACTTTTTATAGGCTTCAATTTGCTCAGCAGTTCCACCCGCGGTACCGTTTATACCCTCTTCCGAGATATAAATACGACCTTTTAAACCCAGATCTTTGCAGTATTTCTTATGTTTTTTGCAAAAAGCATCAGGATCTGAGATCTCCTGAAAATTGTAATAAAGAATAACTTGGTACATCTTCTCTTAAATTATAAGATATTGGTTCAAAGTTCGTTGAACTCCTGACTTGCAAAGTTAAAGAATTTCCAGATAATCTTTTAATCACAGGATGTCCTTAAGACCTCGATACATAGCTTCAGCCCTGCTATTTTGCACATTGTCATTAGCCGGAACAAAGGAGTTAGCTGCCCAGCGCCATTCAATTTTCGACCTCCAGAGTCAATTTGAAAGGGGTGAGTTAACTGCCAGGCAATCGATGGATGCCCAATGGGATCTGATCAATGATCCCGATACTCACGAGATCATAAAATGTGCCACTCCCGTTTTTATGTTCGCAGAACAGCATAAAAATGAACTCAATTCATCCTATCAGTCCGCTTCATCTTCTTTCTCCTCTGCCGAACAGGTATATTTTTCTCCCTCCGGCCGGTTCAGGATCACTTATCAGGATTCTGGCCCCGATAGTGTTCCGCTCGGTGATTCTAATAATAATAGTATTCCGGATTATGTAGAAGAGGTTGGTATAGCAGCAGATTACTCTTATTCGCTTCATATTGATGATATTGGTTTTGTGGACCCCATTTCAGCTATCGGATTTTATAATATTGAGATACGCAACCAAAGTGGCGGTATATACGGATTTACATCAACCAGGAATGATCCTGGTGCCGGAACCTTCATATCCATTGATAATGATTACATAGGATATAACCCCAACTCATCTGATGATCAGCAACTTGGCGCAATGCGGGTCACTGTTGCGCATGAATTCAAACATGCTGTTCAGTATGCCACTAACCAGTGGAGAAACCCCTCCGGAAATATTTTCTGGTCCGAAATGGACGCCACTCTTATGGAAGAGATCGTTTATGATGAGGTCAATGATTACTATAATTACATTAAAGAGGACTTTTTTAGTGATGAACCGAATCCCTACTCAGTCTTTGCCTCTCCGGCCTCGCCTACCCCAGGTAGTTATAATCACATAACCTGGATGTTGTATTTTGCTGAACGGTTTAGCATGGATTTATTCCGCGATGCATGGGCACAGATCGAGCAGGAGAATACGCTGAGTATCGTAACTGCACTTGAAAATTCTCTGCTATCTCTTGAAAACTTCAGCTTTGAGGAGGCCTTTGCGGAGAACCACCTATGGCATTATTTCTCTAATTACCGCGGAGAGGGCTTCAATGATTATGGTTTTGATGAAAAGGACCTGTATCCTGTGGCACAGGTTCAGGCGACACTTACCCAGGTTTCAAATGAGCCACTCAACCTCTCCAATATTTCTCCGCTTGCTGCACGTTATCTTGAGATCGTGCCGGCCCCAGCAGACGAAGGCCTTATTGATCTGGGAATCGATTTTAACAGAAACCAGATCGGACTGGGAGTTATTCTCTATCTCAAGAGTGGGCAGATCATAACCGACCTTCTTAGTGGATCTGATAAAGTGCAGCTTTATTATGGTACCGAATATAGCTGGCAGGATGTGGATAAAGTGGGACTGGTGCTTACCAATCATGATCAGGTAATATCGACCGGAACCGTGACCTTAACGCTGGGAAAGAATGGGAATCGATTCAGGGTGCTTGATCCGGATGCGATTGGAATCCCTGAAGACTTTGTGATCAATCAGAACTTCCCTAATCCCTTTAATCCTAGTACGATCATTGAATTCGAATTACCAGAAGCTTCTTTTGTTAAGCTGGATATCTATGCAATTAACGGACAATGGGTCCAAACACTCGCGAACGAAGACCTTGGTGCAGGTATTCATCAAAGAATATTTGATGCGACCGGACTGGCAAGCGGAACTTACCTTTACAGGCTGCGGATTGGATCAGATATTTACATTAAGAAAATGACCTACATCAAATAAATCGGCTCAGTGCGACGGTAATATCTTGGTATTCACCTCACCGAAACCTACTCGGTAGCCTTCGCCCTGTGCATAACCTCTCATGATCACACGGTCACCATCCTGAAGAAATGTGCGTTCTTCCCCATTTCCCAGAGAAACAGGCTTTGTGCCTTTCCAGGCCAACTCAAGCATACTTCCATATGAATCTTCAGTAGGACCACTGATTGTTCCTGAAGCATAAAGGTCTCCCGGGCGAACATTACAACCAGTCACAGTCTGATGCGCAAGTTGCTGACTCATCGTCCAGTATAAATTCTGATAGTTTGAACGGCAGACAATCCGGGGTTCAGTCATTTTATCACTTTGAATAGCTACTTCCAGGTCGATGTCAAAAGTGCTTCTTTCAGACTGCTGAAGATACTCCAATGGTTCCGGGTCTTGCTTTTTACACTCCCTTCTGAATGGCTCCAGTGCTTCCAGACTGACTATCCATGGAGAAATACTGGTCGCAAAATTCTTAGCCAGGAAGGGACCAAGAGGCTGATATTCCCATTTTTGAATATCTCTGGCACTCCAGTCATTGACCAGCACCAGGCCAAAGATATGTTCTTCCGCATCGTTTACATCAATTCTGCTGCCCAATTCATTGCCTACACCAGTAACGAATCCCATTTCAAGCTCAAAATCCAGCAACTTGCAGGAATCATATACCGGAGTATCAGAACCCTGCGGTAAAATTTGTCCCTTTGGTCGCCGGACGTCCTTGCCACTTAATATGATGGAACTGGCCCTACCGTGATAACCCACTGGTAAATGCTTCCAGTTCGGCATTAATGCATTTTCCGGCCCTCTGAACATGGTTCCCACATTAAATGCATGCTGTTCCGAAGAATAAAAATCAGTGTAATCTCCTATTTCCATAGGGAGAACCATTTCTACACCATTCATTGGGATTAAAACCCGGTCTCTTAATAATTCATCCTGTTGCAGGATCTCATTATCTGCAGAAAAAAGATCCTGAAGGGTTGCTCTTGCCTCCTTCCATGCTTCTTTTCCTAAACTCATAAAGTAATTCAGGCTGGAATCCTGAAAAGCAAATTGTCCCTCTAGTTTCGGACCGTCAAAAAGCCCTGCTTCATCTAATACAAAAAGATCTATTAAATAATCTCCTATTGCTGAACACAAATGTATTTCACCATTATGTGTCTGAAATGCACTGTAGGGCAGGTTTTGAATGGGGAAATGAGAGTCTTCCTTTATTTCTATAAATGAGTTCTGCATATCTTAGATTAGTTTAAGGTGTCTCAGTTCTTCCACTGGTTCTGTAAAGCTGCAGCTTCCGAAGGAAATCAGAGATAACATTCTTAATAATTTAACTTCCAGGATTGGTGCTTCGAATTCCTTCCAGCTAAAGCTATCCTTACTGAACTTAAAATGATCCGGGTTCTTATCCGAGAGTATTTCTGTAGCCTCTTCAACGGTTATATCCTGAGTATAGGCCAGTATTCCCGTACAAAACACATTTAAAAATCCATGTACATCAATGTTTAATTGATCATCATAATGCCTGTACGGATGGTGCAGTCCTGCGGTGAATTTAACAGGTACATTTGCATCGCGGGCTATTAGCATTAGTTTAGCAAGATAATCAGCAGGAGGAACATGCGAAGCTTCCTGACCGCCGCAACGGATCTTCAATCCCGAAAACAGGTAGTTCTTCAGTTTCCGCTTCTGTGCAGACATATTGTGCATTGCAATAGCTTTAATGACCCTTATAGCAACCCTGATGTCAAAGTTGTGATCAGGAATCTCGAAGAATATGCGATTTGGCAGGTTTGGGTCCCCGGTCATCGGAGCTACCGCTCTTTCAATGATCTTTAATATATCTTTTGGATCATCCACATGCTTTATTTGCATAGGAAGCTTTACTTCCAGCATATGCGTCCTGGTTCGGGGTTTGAGAGCTTTTCGTGTAGCAGAAATCTGATTAATTACTTTATCGATCTGCTGCCCAAAGGCATTAATGGTTCCGATCTGCGGTACTGTAATCGTTAGATCGATAATATCATTAACACTGATACGCTCTTTTCCCACTTCTACAAGTTCGTTAAGGTGATTTACTCCGACTACAAACCGGGAGAGCATCCAGTTATGGGAACTAAGCTTATAATCAAGGTAGTTATCGAGAGCCTCCGGCATAGGAAGTGCTGCAGGCGGAAAAAGACCTGCATAATCGATGATCTCGCTTAATAATCGTTTAAATATTCGCTCCATAGTGATCTATAATCAGAATATTCCGATTCAACCGGAATTACAATTTATTAGAAGTTTTTAAGACGGATTAATAATAAGAACCGAATTTGTGAGCTTTTCACTCTATTTATGCCCAAAATTAAGATTATTGTAATTATTAACTATTAATAAAGGCTTTTAAATTAGCGCCATAATTCTTTATTTGTAAAATACGTGGGTATAACATAAAGGGGTACAATATGACAAAAGCGGAAACTATTAGAAAGCTTTCCGATGAATTGGGGTTAAGCATTAAAGAGACCGAAAGTCTCTATGATACATTTGTAGGTGGGATGACGACTCTATTAAAGAATGAAGTAGGTCTTACCATTCCCGGACTGGGTACATTTACATCCGATATTCGGGATGAACATGAATCATACAGCCCTCATCACAAACAAAAAGTAAAGATACCGGCTAAGCGGGTGGTTCACTTCAACCAGAGTGTAGCTATTAAAAAAGCACTTAACGGGGAAGAAGATGAGCTCTAAGATCACATACAATGACTTTGTTGACGCTCTGAGCCGCCAAACGGGACAAACAAAGAATAAATCAGACCAGTTTATTAAAGAACTCATTACCCTGGTTTCTGACGAACTTATTGAAACCGGCCGCAGCGGAATCACCAATCTTGGTTCATTTAAAGTAGTGGAAATGTCTGAGCGGGAAGGAGTTAATCCACAGACCGGTGAGACCATGATCATTCCCGCCGGTAAACGACTCTCTTTCTCCGCATTCAAAGCTTTAAAAGAGCGGTTGAATCAGGATATGGGTGACCAGGAGATTATAGTTCCTGACAACAGTGAAGCTTCAGCTGTAGTCGCTAAAGCCGATACCGAAGCTGATGAACCGGCTCCGGATGATATAAGCGATCGGGAGCAAAGTACAGATACTGAGCAGCCTGAACCTGTTACAGAGACGAAATACGAAGAAGTATCGGCGGAAGAATCTGAAAAACCGGAGCATAAAGAGTCTGGAAGCCCGAAAGAAGATACTCCAATAGCTATCAGTACGTCATCGGACCCTCAGGATATCTTTGAAAAACAGCTGCTTGAATCATCGAAAGATCTGCCAAAAGCTGCTAAAGCAAAGGTATCAGAAGAAAAAAAGTCTTCAAAAGATCTGAAAAGACCTAAAAAACGTCAGAATCGAGAGCGGAGCAATGCATACCTCTATGCCGCAGTGGTATTTGTCATCTGTTTTGTTGGTTTTGGGATCTGGTATTTCTCCAACTCAGGGCAAACCGCTAATCAGCCCGGTATTGAGCCGAGAACTTTTGTAATCGATTCAACAAGTGAGCTGAGAGATCAGCCCGGTCCAGTATCAGATGAACAGCCTGCGGAGCAGCCAGAGGAACAAATTGCTGATGCAACGCAGCCGGAGGAGGAGATATCAGAAGAAAATCCTGCCAATGATGTTACTGATGATATCATGGATGAAACCATTAATAACGAATCCGATAACTTCATTCCGGCAACATTTATAGTTGAGCGTAATGACTGGCTTTATGTGATCGCAAGGGAAGTGTACGGATCTTCAAGATTCTGGCCTTTGATTTTCGAGGCGAACCCGGCTTATATGTCTGACCCGGATCTGGTTTATGAAAGTACTGAATTACAAATACCGGCGTTAGATGGGCAAAAAGGGGCTCCATCTCTGAAAGACTATGAAAGCCTTGCTGAAGCATCACTGCTTGTAGCAGATCGTTATGATGACTACAATCAGCCAGAGAAAGCACAGGAATACCGTGAGTATGCCGGTTATTATCAAATGATCGCTAACGGGGAGCGTCCGGCTTTTTAAGAGAAATAAGGTCCAGAATGATGGCATCTGCCACCTTCAGGCCTTCCCGGGTCAATCTCAGCAATCCCTCATCGTAGGTTAGTTTTCCTGACCTGCTTTGATGATAAATGTAGTTCAACTGATGCTGATCAACCTGGTATTCGTATTTCTTTTCCAGTTCATCTGTACTAATACCATTGCTCGTTCTGAGTCCCAGCATAAGCCGTTCCTCTGCAAGCTCATACAGCCTCAGGTTTTCAGCTTCAGCGTGCTCAAAGTTGCCGGACAGGTATTTCCTTAGGTCCGGCCTGTTGAGCCATCTGATCGCTGTTTTTTGGTCTTCATTCCACCAGAATGAATGAGCACCCGGACCCAGTCCCAAATAGTTCTCATGATTCCAGTATCTTGTATTGTGAACCGCTTCCTTACCCGGTTTTGCAAAATTGCTGACTTCATAATGATTCATACCCGATTCCGTCAAAGTCTCGGAAACAAGATCAAAATGCTCCGCGGTCTTTTCATCAGACAGTGGCTTTAGTTTTCCGTTTTCATACATTTTCCCTAAACGGGTTCTTGGTTCTACTGT
This genomic window contains:
- a CDS encoding pseudouridine synthase gives rise to the protein MLHKNHDHCPVRIIEPYPITHRFKVKESEDGMTLSSLMHEKFPFRSSDDWIQKIKKGYVGIENSSNNKPDQILKSGDRLFHHNPRVIEPAVPDEVRVISVSDEYLIAYKPAPMPVHPGGRYNKNTLTSILAGMGYEDLKVVHRLDAVTMGLILFARNKNTARRAMESFASGKVKKNYYALVDGVPEEDSADIDTPVRRKKGFVFESELGLKQAKEALTHFEVILRGTDKSIISCRPVTGRTHQIRLHLRQWGYPITDDHVYKEKDPGLSSPQKHAISLINAGLSIPDLEISAELPVPEKWMHLINPEDTPLQ
- a CDS encoding HU family DNA-binding protein, with the translated sequence MTKAETIRKLSDELGLSIKETESLYDTFVGGMTTLLKNEVGLTIPGLGTFTSDIRDEHESYSPHHKQKVKIPAKRVVHFNQSVAIKKALNGEEDEL
- a CDS encoding rhodanese-related sulfurtransferase: MYQVILYYNFQEISDPDAFCKKHKKYCKDLGLKGRIYISEEGINGTAGGTAEQIEAYKKYLCSIPGFEDTEFKQDESEYIPFAKLIVKVRDEIVALHVEDVDPERGGNYLSPAEWRRVMEGEEDYVMIDVRNNYESRIGHFKGALKPDLKNFYDFPKWLDEVQIPKDKKVLMYCTGGIRCEKFSVLMKESGWDDVNQLHGGILKYAKEEEGKHFKGKCFVFDDRLVVPVNPKDLEPIAHCEITGKPADTYINCANMECNKLFVCSEEGARKMEGCCSEECRESEYKRPFDPEHAFQPFRKWYNYFGEDFKERDLASQKS
- a CDS encoding MXAN_6640 family putative metalloprotease — protein: MSLRPRYIASALLFCTLSLAGTKELAAQRHSIFDLQSQFERGELTARQSMDAQWDLINDPDTHEIIKCATPVFMFAEQHKNELNSSYQSASSSFSSAEQVYFSPSGRFRITYQDSGPDSVPLGDSNNNSIPDYVEEVGIAADYSYSLHIDDIGFVDPISAIGFYNIEIRNQSGGIYGFTSTRNDPGAGTFISIDNDYIGYNPNSSDDQQLGAMRVTVAHEFKHAVQYATNQWRNPSGNIFWSEMDATLMEEIVYDEVNDYYNYIKEDFFSDEPNPYSVFASPASPTPGSYNHITWMLYFAERFSMDLFRDAWAQIEQENTLSIVTALENSLLSLENFSFEEAFAENHLWHYFSNYRGEGFNDYGFDEKDLYPVAQVQATLTQVSNEPLNLSNISPLAARYLEIVPAPADEGLIDLGIDFNRNQIGLGVILYLKSGQIITDLLSGSDKVQLYYGTEYSWQDVDKVGLVLTNHDQVISTGTVTLTLGKNGNRFRVLDPDAIGIPEDFVINQNFPNPFNPSTIIEFELPEASFVKLDIYAINGQWVQTLANEDLGAGIHQRIFDATGLASGTYLYRLRIGSDIYIKKMTYIK
- a CDS encoding ComEA family DNA-binding protein, whose protein sequence is MKWQNIRRSIFFKAEKLQITHNERIAVVFLLFSAIILKVSLNYIERKPLYSEEDYAHIQESIHRRIELWEQEEAEKLLRYEPDTARIRKDVKNTGELMEPVSVNMAGLKELTRLPGIGPSYAQRIIDYRNEHGGFKSLDELIRIKGIGKKRLESIRPYIKL
- the hemW gene encoding radical SAM family heme chaperone HemW, which gives rise to MAGIYIHVPFCKQACSYCDFYFVTRDQERNHYVEALITQINHYADTFYSAETIKTVYIGGGTPSLLSISQLKKIYRAVQRVFNLDLEEFTLEMNPDDVEPEYLRGLMSLGVNRCSMGVQSFDEDLLKFMNRSHTADQAVRAMELLGASGFDIYTVDLIYGNPGQSLNSLNTDLKSFLAFDPPHISAYSLTVEPRTRLGKMYENGKLKPLSDEKTAEHFDLVSETLTESGMNHYEVSNFAKPGKEAVHNTRYWNHENYLGLGPGAHSFWWNEDQKTAIRWLNRPDLRKYLSGNFEHAEAENLRLYELAEERLMLGLRTSNGISTDELEKKYEYQVDQHQLNYIYHQSRSGKLTYDEGLLRLTREGLKVADAIILDLISLKKPDAPR
- the fahA gene encoding fumarylacetoacetase, with the translated sequence MQNSFIEIKEDSHFPIQNLPYSAFQTHNGEIHLCSAIGDYLIDLFVLDEAGLFDGPKLEGQFAFQDSSLNYFMSLGKEAWKEARATLQDLFSADNEILQQDELLRDRVLIPMNGVEMVLPMEIGDYTDFYSSEQHAFNVGTMFRGPENALMPNWKHLPVGYHGRASSIILSGKDVRRPKGQILPQGSDTPVYDSCKLLDFELEMGFVTGVGNELGSRIDVNDAEEHIFGLVLVNDWSARDIQKWEYQPLGPFLAKNFATSISPWIVSLEALEPFRRECKKQDPEPLEYLQQSERSTFDIDLEVAIQSDKMTEPRIVCRSNYQNLYWTMSQQLAHQTVTGCNVRPGDLYASGTISGPTEDSYGSMLELAWKGTKPVSLGNGEERTFLQDGDRVIMRGYAQGEGYRVGFGEVNTKILPSH
- a CDS encoding alpha/beta fold hydrolase, with product MSETSTYTYKGTAVHITKTGVGSPLVILHGWGSSGRVMMPVAENLSKIRTSYVLDLPGFGNTPEPLQSWGIDDYADMVESYIRDTFDSKVDLLVHSFGGRITFKLCSRPFGTEMINKVLITGGAGMKPRRSFSFYLKKYTAKTLKAPFMILPAILREPALSWLRKTSLWKKLGSSDYSKLSGVMRETFVRSVTEHLENTLENIPHDVLLLWGRNDEATPVYQAQRIEKGLKQAALIIIEDAGHYAFLDKPKQFAAIAEAYLQG
- a CDS encoding HU family DNA-binding protein, producing MSSKITYNDFVDALSRQTGQTKNKSDQFIKELITLVSDELIETGRSGITNLGSFKVVEMSEREGVNPQTGETMIIPAGKRLSFSAFKALKERLNQDMGDQEIIVPDNSEASAVVAKADTEADEPAPDDISDREQSTDTEQPEPVTETKYEEVSAEESEKPEHKESGSPKEDTPIAISTSSDPQDIFEKQLLESSKDLPKAAKAKVSEEKKSSKDLKRPKKRQNRERSNAYLYAAVVFVICFVGFGIWYFSNSGQTANQPGIEPRTFVIDSTSELRDQPGPVSDEQPAEQPEEQIADATQPEEEISEENPANDVTDDIMDETINNESDNFIPATFIVERNDWLYVIAREVYGSSRFWPLIFEANPAYMSDPDLVYESTELQIPALDGQKGAPSLKDYESLAEASLLVADRYDDYNQPEKAQEYREYAGYYQMIANGERPAF